One genomic segment of Paenibacillus durus includes these proteins:
- the zwf gene encoding glucose-6-phosphate dehydrogenase, with protein sequence MAENQTFDELTTPGAVFFIFGATGDLARRKLFPAIYSLYREGKLAEDFAVIGVARRPRTPEEFKEDVKASITEFSRYKATDDNEWNRFVDHFEYKSLDINNVDGFRELKAQTEALEERFRIPGNRLFYLALAPELFGGVSFNLKAGGMLNGQGWNRLVIEKPFGYDLESAEKLNEQIRQVFEEEEIYRIDHYLGKEMVQNIEVIRFANAFFEPLWNKQHIANIQITLAETVGVEERGGYYDHAGALRDMAQNHMLQLLTMIAMEPPSRLLPEDIRDEKVKVLRSLRPYATGEEVRQNVVRGQYSQGLYNGKSAPAYRQEDKVNPESTTETYFAARVFVDNFRWAGVPFYIRTGKRLPAKTTEVVVEFKRMPTNVYLGQKHNLEPNLLVIRVNPMEGIYVKINAKKPGSESEIQPLAMDFCQSCLIGINSPEAYERLLHDAARGDSTYFTRWDEVSSAWSFVDHIAKAWKEDASDLASYPAGTWGPVEAAQLLEQDGFQWWPVNGQKEDNVVWSVNN encoded by the coding sequence ATGGCTGAAAATCAAACCTTTGACGAATTGACTACACCAGGTGCTGTTTTTTTTATTTTTGGTGCGACCGGAGACTTGGCCCGGCGCAAGCTTTTTCCGGCCATCTACAGCTTGTACCGCGAGGGAAAGCTGGCTGAGGATTTTGCGGTAATCGGCGTGGCGCGCCGTCCCCGGACTCCCGAAGAATTTAAAGAAGATGTAAAGGCATCGATAACCGAGTTTAGCCGTTACAAGGCGACCGACGATAACGAATGGAATAGATTTGTCGATCATTTTGAGTATAAGTCGCTTGATATCAACAATGTTGACGGGTTCCGCGAGCTTAAGGCGCAGACGGAAGCGCTGGAAGAGCGGTTTCGCATTCCGGGTAACCGGCTGTTCTACCTGGCGCTCGCCCCTGAGCTGTTCGGCGGCGTCTCCTTCAACCTGAAAGCCGGAGGCATGCTGAACGGACAGGGCTGGAACCGTCTGGTGATCGAGAAGCCTTTCGGCTACGATCTGGAATCGGCCGAGAAGCTGAACGAGCAGATCCGCCAGGTGTTTGAGGAAGAGGAAATTTACCGGATCGACCATTATCTTGGCAAGGAAATGGTGCAGAACATCGAAGTGATCCGTTTTGCCAACGCCTTTTTCGAGCCGCTCTGGAACAAGCAGCATATTGCCAACATCCAGATTACGCTTGCTGAAACCGTCGGTGTCGAAGAGCGCGGCGGCTATTATGACCATGCCGGAGCGCTGCGGGATATGGCTCAGAACCATATGCTTCAATTGCTGACCATGATTGCGATGGAGCCGCCAAGCCGTCTGTTGCCGGAAGATATCCGCGACGAGAAGGTCAAGGTGCTGCGTTCGCTTCGTCCGTATGCAACCGGGGAAGAAGTGCGCCAGAACGTAGTGCGCGGGCAGTATTCACAGGGTCTGTACAATGGCAAGTCTGCGCCTGCTTACCGTCAGGAAGACAAGGTAAACCCGGAATCCACCACGGAAACGTATTTTGCGGCCCGGGTATTCGTAGATAATTTCCGCTGGGCGGGCGTACCGTTCTACATCCGCACAGGCAAACGCCTGCCGGCAAAGACGACCGAGGTGGTCGTGGAGTTCAAACGGATGCCTACCAATGTCTACTTGGGTCAGAAGCATAACCTTGAACCGAACCTGCTCGTTATCCGCGTTAACCCAATGGAAGGCATTTATGTGAAGATTAATGCCAAGAAGCCGGGCTCGGAGTCGGAAATTCAGCCGCTGGCAATGGATTTCTGCCAAAGCTGTCTGATCGGCATCAACTCGCCGGAAGCCTACGAGCGCCTGCTGCATGATGCCGCGCGTGGGGATTCCACCTACTTCACCCGCTGGGATGAAGTATCCTCGGCCTGGTCGTTCGTGGACCATATCGCCAAAGCCTGGAAAGAGGATGCCAGCGATCTGGCTTCTTATCCGGCAGGCACCTGGGGTCCGGTTGAAGCGGCTCAACTGCTTGAACAGGATGGCTTCCAATGGTGGCCGGTCAACGGGCAGAAAGAAGACAACGTTGTATGGTCTGTGAACAATTAA
- a CDS encoding YwmB family TATA-box binding protein — protein sequence MENRGKSSNKGTLLLIGLCCAALVLAGFRNGVEASPAAGVYSKAQQPNAALETEDRAGLAGTPSAAVLLLTDLGRSVTEPDSPIRLVFKWQGSYIGDAGKAFSAANSLSKSLGLQTVVKSEEEGHTAYRSSSKSGEMKTSLFWSEMGEGESYVIVTLETTDLSRTTGLAGSVQQAGMMMTSASVAADWNVSLQGTAKEHGDASQALKLTKHTLADKLQGMSAAETYEDETTASTSYTVPSILHTVQSGAHRLAVQAAIHKDVAKGSSRVTLGFPLITIEY from the coding sequence ATGGAAAACCGGGGAAAGAGCTCAAACAAGGGAACGCTGCTGCTGATTGGGTTGTGCTGTGCGGCGCTGGTGCTGGCGGGCTTTCGGAACGGAGTGGAAGCCAGTCCTGCTGCTGGGGTCTATTCCAAGGCTCAGCAGCCAAATGCTGCACTGGAAACGGAGGACCGTGCTGGATTGGCGGGTACACCGTCCGCAGCGGTACTGCTGCTAACGGATCTCGGCCGCAGCGTGACAGAACCGGACTCACCGATACGGCTTGTCTTTAAATGGCAGGGCAGCTATATAGGGGATGCGGGCAAAGCATTCTCTGCCGCAAACTCCCTCTCGAAGTCTCTCGGGCTCCAGACTGTCGTTAAGTCGGAAGAAGAAGGCCATACCGCTTACCGTTCCTCTTCCAAGTCTGGAGAAATGAAGACCTCATTATTCTGGAGCGAAATGGGGGAGGGAGAGAGCTACGTCATCGTGACGCTGGAAACGACCGATCTGTCCCGTACTACGGGACTCGCCGGGTCTGTTCAACAGGCCGGGATGATGATGACATCCGCAAGCGTTGCCGCCGACTGGAATGTCTCCCTGCAGGGAACTGCCAAGGAGCACGGGGATGCCAGTCAGGCGCTGAAGCTGACGAAGCATACGCTTGCAGATAAGCTGCAGGGCATGAGTGCTGCTGAAACTTACGAAGACGAGACAACCGCCAGCACCTCCTATACCGTGCCATCTATACTGCATACGGTGCAGAGCGGAGCGCATCGTCTTGCCGTACAAGCAGCGATTCACAAAGACGTTGCCAAAGGCAGCAGCCGGGTGACTCTCGGGTTCCCGCTGATTACGATTGAATATTGA
- a CDS encoding small acid-soluble spore protein SspI, translating into MSITLDLRQAVIHKIQGHSKTELREMIDGSVDGPETALPGLGAVFEIIWKDLDPAKKDNVVTMLHEHLKSSAPGPTTSGI; encoded by the coding sequence ATGTCCATTACGCTCGACTTGCGCCAGGCGGTCATCCATAAAATCCAGGGTCATTCCAAAACCGAACTGCGGGAAATGATCGACGGTTCGGTGGACGGTCCGGAAACCGCATTGCCGGGACTCGGCGCCGTCTTTGAAATAATCTGGAAAGACCTCGATCCCGCTAAAAAAGATAATGTCGTCACGATGCTGCACGAACATCTGAAGTCCTCCGCTCCGGGTCCGACTACCAGCGGCATTTGA
- a CDS encoding peptide chain release factor 3 has translation MSQTMDQNLQQEVDKRRTFAIISHPDAGKTTLTEKLLLFGGAIRLAGTVKARKASKHATSDWMEIEKQRGISVTSSVMQFDYEGHRVNILDTPGHQDFSEDTYRTLTAADSAVMLIDVAKGVEAQTIKLFQVCAKRGIPIFTFINKLDREGRNPFELMEELEQVLGIRSVPMNWPIGTGRELSGVYDRMKNQVELFQGDDHSVIKVQKVDDYHDPVIREMAGDYLHDQLCQDLELLDVAGDPFDYEKVLRGELTPVFFGSAINNFGVQTFLENFLQLAPKPEPRRSTAGIVEPTNEKFTGYVFKIQANMNPAHRDRIAFLRIVSGKFERGMSVKHVRAGKDIKLSQPQQFLAQDRDIVEEAYPGDIIGLFDPGIFRIGDSLSQAGDVVFDEMPTFSPEIFAKVSIKNALKSKQFQKGIDQLTEEGMIQVFRTVSFDDILLGVVGQLQFEVFEYRMKGEYGVDVQLQRMPYQFARWIVDENKPDPSKFRINSTLVTDKKGNFVVLFENEYAMRTAIEKNPTAKFLETAP, from the coding sequence ATGAGTCAAACGATGGATCAGAATTTGCAGCAGGAAGTGGATAAACGCAGAACATTCGCGATTATTTCCCACCCTGACGCAGGTAAAACGACACTTACGGAGAAGCTGCTGCTGTTCGGCGGCGCCATCCGGCTGGCGGGAACGGTTAAGGCCCGCAAAGCAAGCAAGCACGCGACAAGTGACTGGATGGAGATTGAGAAGCAGCGCGGTATCTCCGTCACTTCCTCGGTTATGCAGTTCGATTATGAAGGCCACCGGGTCAACATTCTGGATACGCCGGGTCACCAAGACTTCAGTGAAGACACCTACCGCACATTGACTGCTGCCGACAGCGCGGTCATGCTGATCGACGTCGCCAAAGGCGTCGAAGCGCAGACAATCAAGCTGTTCCAGGTATGCGCGAAGCGGGGCATTCCGATCTTTACATTCATCAACAAACTCGATCGCGAGGGCCGCAATCCCTTTGAGCTGATGGAGGAGCTGGAGCAGGTGCTGGGTATCCGTTCGGTGCCGATGAACTGGCCGATCGGTACGGGACGCGAGCTGAGCGGCGTCTACGACCGGATGAAGAATCAGGTGGAGTTGTTCCAAGGCGACGATCATTCGGTCATTAAAGTGCAGAAGGTGGATGACTATCATGATCCCGTAATCCGCGAGATGGCGGGCGACTATCTGCATGACCAGTTGTGCCAGGATCTTGAGCTGCTTGATGTTGCTGGAGATCCTTTCGATTATGAGAAGGTGCTGCGCGGCGAATTGACTCCGGTCTTCTTTGGCAGTGCGATCAACAACTTCGGCGTGCAGACGTTCCTGGAAAATTTCCTGCAGCTCGCTCCTAAGCCGGAGCCGCGCCGCAGCACGGCGGGTATTGTGGAGCCGACAAACGAGAAGTTTACCGGCTATGTGTTCAAAATCCAGGCGAATATGAACCCGGCCCACCGCGACCGGATTGCTTTCCTGCGCATCGTTTCCGGCAAATTCGAGCGCGGCATGAGCGTGAAGCATGTGCGCGCCGGCAAGGATATCAAGCTGTCGCAGCCGCAGCAGTTTCTTGCCCAGGACCGCGATATCGTCGAGGAGGCGTATCCGGGAGATATTATCGGTCTGTTCGACCCCGGCATATTCCGTATCGGCGATTCGCTCAGTCAAGCGGGCGATGTGGTGTTCGACGAGATGCCGACTTTCTCCCCCGAGATTTTTGCCAAGGTCAGCATTAAGAATGCGCTGAAGTCGAAGCAGTTCCAGAAGGGAATCGATCAGCTGACGGAAGAGGGCATGATTCAGGTGTTCCGTACGGTCAGCTTCGACGATATTCTGCTGGGTGTGGTCGGACAGCTGCAATTTGAAGTGTTCGAGTACCGGATGAAGGGCGAGTACGGCGTGGATGTGCAGCTTCAGCGGATGCCATATCAGTTCGCGCGCTGGATTGTGGACGAGAACAAGCCGGACCCGAGCAAGTTCCGGATCAATTCGACGCTCGTTACGGATAAAAAGGGCAATTTCGTCGTGCTGTTCGAGAACGAGTACGCGATGCGGACGGCGATCGAGAAAAATCCGACAGCCAAGTTTCTGGAAACGGCGCCGTAA